From Polyodon spathula isolate WHYD16114869_AA chromosome 24, ASM1765450v1, whole genome shotgun sequence, one genomic window encodes:
- the LOC121299173 gene encoding uncharacterized protein LOC121299173 isoform X1 produces MVIIFEVPLPSAKKSSKNKQTMMASKRTLGYVDPLVLSKVPRLETRADHGIAAGLCNPGTLRGYPPEYGGTYFTYCLKGQDGADLPLQWSPPGAYLQNGRNSIVHPLAAERPLTNGLVFRSEPEIVGQAFHIEKSSPVLVQDRIANEKWADFVGRHENLTHSPNAPGLHAPMAVRKLATGTPQSEHSAVLAVPKPVYSSRVCCTDPGCKSRMCFNIDSGADRVPGRPYEGEWRSGSGLCFARLSPMEKRNGLFEPGVLQLEQSSGSRPHPKDVGHGGYPSSRQPGAMKLPTFAERDYNSLPYDGPSRPLPIPPTKSYSSIQPDSKVCHDMSLSPPKNYHEMQRVTVSHSHMPPPVCQPRSLVSKYPQLHQRQLYLFPQGGLDIEKAASYKDLGLQLMGDAPPNQPSVRNAYPAASEQYHFHTPPPPYSAVSMPYSVVSAGVRSAPSQRDYELPYSGYKVPLSPGHKGSLSERCGTHIQMDLADLTVDCTSQNLQVMPPHNDLVRYRPATSAFQPFRTSYRLENPAHIVLKDASVARSSLQEKTSNNLLEDPSSCRIGFHKEKSIAAVGKYRGVVAEHGGQKTNNNNNNNNNNNNNSNSNNNHNKHNYKLSCKGGAGSPILIDSPPRREQDNSSDLYEVTVSNMRNEEKRSGKEDQKAQDSDNTDISHSPSSPLMPVINNVFSLAPYKDYLEASGILPFPDGEKEESSPCSRQKTERQASESYSKQETERPAFRSSPITGSEDSCKRETEAKNEAAEWRKRESKQTVCDTRQPAAHFDLKADKSNLMQLNLDGHVVEGEMVGGVRMNSQDTVLDLSVKKPGSQSKPLADNISDYKTVDRAIVHEKRETLFNLERIEKRDFQTLVSTCTSESPVSSSTATFMHKKFQVLKPAPTKVVVTPPPVQNTNNKLSPTVEKHLSVQSLKLPTFKLILPDIIKTVSPRAPEVSPSLSETDSSVKTNKHSHRYFMELHQSLNRLIANSISHTPEEELKDLLAKMEEDHESKSLPSKTKNISRILEVLKAPRGKEVWLKSGEIASALSCILSQLEIYLYTKNCPFPHVIRAGTIFIPMVVVKETLFPQLQGCSIDQVLQEHRVELRPTTLSEERLLTQLQQRCCSSKLRRLLSLKQLPTIYPDLLSLYYHDCLHKHLGAEFHSGLKEEWGKPPAENTFDQTMKREHSQTVHQLPNKITPRGLKSRERGNIHFKRKKGRRKNGLNRTFVGQGNGLDLNKEVKSDPENSTNAEESCHKWDKSEMLEVKFEEVEMQEGKTGISSCMEPEVPDVKPPRTDQEVKKSPMRVQKSCSSLVLKLKRVLFKSKPGKRGQKNCPEPDSGVKGQLSSRGKVQEHQDPPNPEEPRGKVQPDVPQQKKRAAGASETLRPTRSTSKVLRLRSSVVQIKFHRLLTVHRNSLHHSARRRRGVLRPAVQRVRPATEMNYPALVGKRIRHLYEEKDKSEVWYHGVVVRVHEEHSNPLKTVYEVQYDSEPEWQYYLELLQDYKKGWLKVED; encoded by the exons ATGGTAATTATTTTCGAAG TCCCCCTTCCTTCTGCCAAGAAATCCTCAAAGAATAAACAAACTATGATGGCCAGCAAGCGAACTCTAGGCTATGTGGACCCTCTGGTCCTCAGCAAGGTCCCCCGTCTGGAGACAAGAGCTGACCATGGGATAGCTGCCGGCTTGTGCAATCCTGGAACTTTGCGTGGTTACCCTCCTGAATACGGTGGGACCTACTTCACCTACTGCCTAAAAGGCCAAGATGGAGCTGACCTTCCTTTGCAATGGAGTCCTCCAGGGGCTTACCTGCAGAATGGAAGGAACTCCATTGTTCACCCCTTGGCTGCTGAGAGGCCTCTTACCAACGGACTAGTATTCAGGTCAGAGCCGGAGATTGTTGGCCAGGCATTCCATATTGAGAAGAGTTCACCTGTTTTGGTTCAAGACCGAATTGCAAATGAGAAATGGGCAGATTTTGTTGGAAGGCACGAGAACCTTACACACAGTCCCAATGCCCCTGGACTCCATGCTCCAATGGCTGTAAGGAAATTGGCCACTGGGACCCCACAATCTGAGCATTCTGCAGTTCTAGCTGTCCCAAAGCCTGTCTACAGCAGCAGGGTTTGCTGCACAGACCCTGGGTGCAAATCCAGAATGTGCTTCAACATAGATTCTGGGGCTGACCGGGTTCCCGGGAGACCTTACGAGGGCGAATGGAGATCGGGGTCGGGTCTCTGCTTTGCACGTCTGTCGCCCATGGAAAAGAGGAATGGCTTGTTTGAACCAGGGGTTCTCCAGCTGGAGCAGAGCAGTGGCAGCAGACCACATCCCAAGGATGTTGGTCATGGAGGTTACCCAAGTTCTAGGCAGCCAGGGGCAATGAAGCTGCCCACTTTTGCAGAGCGAGACTATAACAGCCTGCCATATGATGGCCCCTCGCGACCTTTGCCCATTCCCCCCACCAAGAGTTATAGCAGCATACAGCCTGATTCCAAAGTCTGTCATGACATGTCACTGTCGCCTCCAAAGAACTACCATGAAATGCAGAGGGTGACAGTCTCTCACTCACACATGCCTCCCCCAGTCTGCCAACCGAGATCTCTTGTTTCCAAGTACCCCCAGCTGCATCAGAGGCAACTGTATCTCTTTCCGCAGGGAGGTCTGGACATTGAGAAAGCTGCAAGCTACAAAGATTTGGGACTGCAGCTTATGGGGGATGCTCCTCCCAACCAGCCCAGTGTAAGAAACGCCTATCCTGCAGCCTCAGAGCAATATCATTTTCACACACCCCCACCTCCATATAGCGCAGTTTCAATGCCCTATTCAGTGGTTTCAGCAGGTGTTCGGAGTGCACCATCACAAAGGGACTATGAACTTCCTTATTCAGGATACAAAGTGCCGCTAAGCCCAGGGCATAAGGGGAGTCTTTCTGAACGATGTGGCACACACATTCAAATGGATTTAGCTGATCTTACTGTGGATTGCACTTCCCAAAATCTCCAGGTAATGCCACCACACAATGATCTTGTCAGGTACCGGCCAGCAACCAGTGCATTCCAACCTTTTCGTACATCTTACAGGCTTGAAAATCCAGCGCATATTGTCCTGAAGGATGCTTCTGTAGCACGGTCGTCCTTGCaagaaaaaacatcaaataatcTCCTGGAAGATCCATCTTCCTGCCGAATTGGCTTTCACAAGGAAAAGAGTATTGCTGCAGTGGGGAAATATAGAGGGGTCGTAGCAGAGCATGGAGGCCagaagactaataataataataataataacaataataataacaataattctaatagtaataataatcataacaaaCATAATTACAAACTAAGTTGTAAAGGGGGTGCAGGCAGTCCAATTTTAATTGACTCGCCCCCCAGAAGGGAACAAGATAACAGCAGTGACCTCTATGAAGTCACAGTCTCCAACATGAGAAACGAAGAAAAAAGGTCTGGGAAGGAAGACCAGAAAGCACAAGATAGTGACAATACAGATATATCtcactctccctcctcccccctcaTGCCTGTTATCAATAACGTATTTAGCTTGGCTCCATACAAGGACTACCTGGAAGCATCAGGAATATTGCCTTTTCCAGATGGTGAAAAAGAGGAATCCTCTCCATGTTCAAGGCAAAAAACCGAAAGGCAAGCAAGTGAAAGTTACTCAAAACAGGAAACTGAGAGGCCTGCTTTTAGGTCGTCCCCAATAACTGGTAGTGAAGACTCATGCAAAAGAGAGACAGAGGCCAAAAATGAGGCTGCCGagtggagaaagagagagagcaaacAAACAGTCTGTGATACCAGGCAGCCAGCAGCCCACTTTGATTTAAAGGCTGACAAAAGCAACTTAATGCAGCTAAACCTGGATGGCCATGTGGTGGAGGGAGAAATGGTTGGTGGTGTCAGGATGAATAGTCAGGATACTGTGCTGGATCTCAGTGTCAAAAAACCTGGCAGCCAGAGCAAACCTTTAGCAGACAACATTAGTGACTACAAAACCGTGGATAGAGCAATCGTCCATGAGAAGAGGGAGACACTATTTAACTTGGAACGAATTGAAAAGAGAGATTTCCAAACTTTAGTTTCGACTTGCACATCTGAGAGCCCAGTGAGCAGCAGTACAGCCACTTTCATGCACAAAAAATTCCAAGTCCTTAAACCAGCCCCCACAAAGGTGGTTGTGACTCCACCTCCGGTGCAGAATACGAACAATAAACTGTCACCAACTGTCGAAAAACACCTTTCTGTCCAGTCCCTTAAGCTGCCCACTTTCAAGCTCATCCTACCAGATATTATAAAAACGGTTTCCCCTCGTGCACCGGAGGTGTCCCCTTCCTTGAGTGAGACCGACAGCAGTGTAAAGACAAACAAGCATTCTCACCGATATTTTATGGAACTCCACCAGTCCCTCAACAGATTGATTGCCAACTCCATATCCCACACTCCTGAGGAAGAACTGAAAGACCTACTGGCCAAAATGGAGGAGGACCATGAATCAAAATCCTTACCATCCAAGACGAAGAACATCTCCCGTATTCTGGAGGTCCTCAAAGCCCCCCGGGGTAAGGAAGTGTGGTTAAAGTCTGGGGAGATCGCATCAGCCCTCAGCTGCATCTTGTCCCAACTGGAGATCTACCTTTACACAAAGAACTGCCCCTTCCCCCATGTGATTCGGGCAGGGACGATTTTCATCCCCATGGTGGTGGTGAAGGAGACGCTGTTCCCACAGCTCCAGGGCTGCTCCATCGACCAGGTCCTGCAGGAGCACCGTGTGGAGCTTCGGCCCACCACCCTCTCCGAGGAAAGGCTGCTTACTCAGCTGCAGCAGCGATGCTGCTCCTCCAAACTGAGGAGGCTACTCTCCCTCAAGCAGCTTCCCACCATCTACCCTGACTTGCTCAGCCTGTACTACCACGACTGTCTCCACAAACACTTAG GTGCAGAATTCCACAGTGGATTGAAGGAAGAGTGGGGAAAACCTCCAGCAGAAAACACGTTTGACCAAACAATGAAGAGAGAGCATTCACAAACTGTGCATCAACTGCCTAACAAGATAACCCCAAGGGGATtaaagagcagagagagaggaaatattcacttcaaaaggAAAAAGGGCAGAAGAAAAAATGGCTTAAACAGAACTTTTGTGGGGCAGGGAAATGGGCTTGATTTGAATAAGGAGGTGAAGAGTGATCCTGAAAACTCGACCAATGCAGAAGAGTCTTGTCACAAGTGGGACAAGTCAGAAATGTTAGAGGTCAAATTTGAGGAGGTGGAGATGCAGGAGGGCAAAACAGGAATATCTTCCTGTATGGAGCCAGAGGTGCCTGATGTTAAACCACCAAGAACAGATCAGGAGGTCAAGAAATCCCCAATGAGAGTACAGAAGAGCTGCAGTAGCCTGGTGCTAAAGTTGAAACGGGTACTATTTAAAAGCAAACCTGGGAAGAGAGGCCAAAAGAATTGCCCAGAGCCAGACTCTGGAGTAAAGGGGCAGCTTAGTTCAAGAGGAAAGGTGCAAGAACACCAGGATCCTCCCAACCCAGAGGAACCTCGGGGGAAAGTCCAGCCTGACGTCCCCCAGCAGAAGAAACGAGCAGCTGGTGCCTCAGAAACTCTGCGGCCCACACGCAGCACCTCCAAGGTATTGCGCCTTCGCAGCTCTGTGGTGCAAATCAAATTCCACCGTCTCTTGACAGTGCACCGTAACTCGCTACACCACAGTGCCCGCCGGAGGAGAGGAGTGCTGCGACCGGCGGTCCAGAGGGTCAGGCCAGCCACGGAAATGAACTACCCTGCCCTGGTGGGCAAGCGGATCCGACACCTCTATGAAGAGAAAGACAAGTCTGAGGTTTGGTACCATGGGGTAGTGGTGCGAGTGCACGAGGAGCACAGCAACCCCTTAAAGACAGTCTATGAGGTGCAATATGACAGTGAGCCAGAGTGGCAGTACTATTTGGAGCTCCTTCAGGATTATAAGAAGGGGTGGCTGAAAGTGGAGGACTAA